From the Anabaena cylindrica PCC 7122 genome, the window CTTCCATTTCACTTGCTTTCAATCAACACGATTCAATGAAACTTAGAACATGACAATGGTTAGAGCAAATGTATCCTCAGTCTCGAACTTCTAGTTTTAAACTGAGGATTTTTGGTAACTTTAAAACAAATCCATTTGTACAGATGAATTGGAGGAAGATTCAGGAGGAGGAGTATTTTCAATTGAGTCTATCTTAGACTTAGAATTAACACGACGTTTCCCCCATCCTTCTTGTGCTGCGTGTTTAACTATGCTGCGGCGAATTGACTGACTAATATCGTGAAAATCGTTCTTTACCTGCTGAAAATGAATGATGGATTTATTGCTAGTATCACTCGTATTACCATCAATAAATTCATAAAAACTCTGGCAATCTTTTGGTAATTTATTGTATTTAGTTAAAACTTCATTCCCTACCCAAAGATAAAGGTCAGCGTAATCTCGATGTAAAGGTGCTTCGTAACTTGCAGGCATCATGTAAGTGAGAACTTCTGTAGCTGTGGCATATTCACCAACTTGATTTTGTTCATACTCATTGCAAATTAGTTCTAATCTGTCTTGAATACAAGCAAACTTCAGCCATTGAGGAATTGTATCACTCCAAGCATTACCATGAATAACCAATGGACCTGCCAGATAGCGAATATGGTGTATGGAAAATTCGGCTATTTCTAATAGAGTTGCTAACAATTCTTTAGGAGTATTTAAACTAGCGAGAATTTGCAGCATTTTCAAGGTGTTGTCTGGCAGTTTAGTATTTTTATGATTATTGATTTCTGCCATTACTTCGGGTGGAATCAAGTTGATTTGTGCCATTTGTCTTCTCGATATGAGCGCATCACCAAAAATAGCCAATAGGCTAATACATAATTAGCCAATCGGTTAGTGCTGTTAATCAATCAATTTTTTATGCTGGTATTAATACAGTTTTTCAGGTCATACCAATGAATCAAGAACCCGCATTAAATCAAAACTCTGAGGATGAAAATAATCGTCAGATTAAGTCTGCCAAGGGTTATCAATCGCATGGTTATAGCCTTGAGGAATCAAGTTATGAGGATCAAAATAATCCCTGGACAACAGACAGATTTGAAGATGGTTATCAAGAAAATGTTTTTGAAATTAACTTTGGCGATACACCCTATACTGAATCAGCAGCTAATCCCAATCCAAAATTACCAGGATATGGATCTGGTTCAGGTTATAAGTCTAAGAAAAGTCAGCAGTCAACATCCCCAGAATTAGAGTTGTAAATCGTAATAATTCAGGAATCAGGAATGCGATTTATAAATCATATTTTCATTGATATGTACACCCCAAAGTGAAACAAACACGGACTCAGTACTATTCGATTAAGCCTTTTTTTGGCATTATAGACGACGATATTTCAAGGGGTTTAGTCTACTTTATTTCCTTAACCGATTCGTATTGAATCTAGACTTGATTCAAGAAAATACTTGATTGATTGGGGTGTAGTTGTCGTCATTTAAAAACCTGGAATTATGAACAATTCAAAAAGATGGATATTTTTGCTCATTGTCATCAGTTTTATGATCTACAGTGTTACTGTGCAAGCTGCTAACAGTACATTGAATAATCGCAATCTGCCCACTCGAATTGTAGAAGTTGCTAATAGTCAATCTCGATTACCTGCTAACAAACTTTTGTTGCCAGACTGGAATCGCATTTCTCTTAATCAACTACCAGGTATCAGTCAATCGGGGGCAATTGATGGTAGTCCCTATAGCCAAACTTTAGGTTATGATTTGAGTCGGACTTGGACTGTAGGAATGACTCCTGATCAATATTTGAAGTTAGGAGATATCAGTGAAGCCTTGCAAACAGAAAAGTTTTCTTTGCAAGCTATTGGAGATATCACATCTATTGATTTAAACAAGATTGCTTTGAGTGAATTTCCTTTAATTGCAGAACAAACATTGAGTCATTTAGCTAAAGTTGTTCCTCAATTAGCTCAAACACCAGTGAAAGATATTCAACCTGTTGCTACTTTACTGAAAACTCAAGGAATTGAAGCATCGAATTTAACATTAGCTCAGGTGTTAACACAATATGAAGTTGGGAACATCAAGCTGGGAGAAATTGACTTGTCAAAGTTTTCGCTGACTTCAATTCCTAATTTAGAAACAGTACCTATGCAAGATTTTACAAATTGGATGAATAGCTTTGTCAAAAACATTCCAGGACTAGGACAAGTACCTTTAAGATTGATGCCTAATCCTATCAATGAAATTGGTAATTTAGTCATGCGAATTGATGCAGTTTATGGAATAGCAGAAAATCACCGTAACAATACAATTTCTGGTTCAGATGTGCAAGGTTTTTCTGTACCCTGTACTCAAAAAGACTGTGCTTATTTAGAACTAGATGATTTGGAAAATGTAGGGAAGAGCGATGCCTACGGCGAGCGAAGCTATCGCTTGTCTTTAGAAGGTAAGCAATGGATATCCGGTAAATACCAGGAAGTTGAGGGAGGTTGGGGGATACTCAAAGCAGTTAACAATGGACGAGAACCAACGGGACGTTTACCCTTTGGCAAAGCTTTTAAAGTTGTGGTCATGGAAACAGATGAAACCGCAGATACAGTTGATACGGCTTTATACTTTCGGTTCTGCGCTTGGAAGATGGGCTGCTCACCTTATTTTATCGGACCGATTCCTTTTTTCAGCTATCAGGTGAATGCGCTGATGTTTGTAGGTAATTTGGACAACCAAAGTGAGCAGAGTGTCAGTGGTGCCAGTGTTAATACTACTTCTACACCAACGGGTGCAAATAGAGAGGTGAAAGGTAATCCTAGTCAAAGTAGCATAGCGACAAATCAAATTAATCCTTGCACATTTACCCGTGCTAATCGCTCAATTGTCAGTCAATCTTTTTACGGTGTTAATTTGCCATTACTAGGAAACGCCATTGCCGAAATTGAAAGTGCTGGTGGTGGGGATTATCAAGCTGTTGGTGTGCATACCTGTGCTGATGGGGGTTTAAATTGTGGTCGAGGACTGGGACGGTATCAGTTCATGAGTTACAACCCCTATGCAGTGCGGTTAATCGCTGCCAAGTCTGGAGGAGAAGAGTTTCTTGAGCGAGTTAAACAAGGTTATCAACCTACTGAAGCTGAATTATTTGAGTTTTTTCCTCCTGCGGATCAGGATAGGGCATTTATGGCTGATATCGCCAATAAAATTCAAGTAACTCAAACGGAAATTGACCCGATTACAGGACAATCATTCACTGGTGAACGGCTGATTGAACGAGTAGCTCAAAAGCATTTTGGTGGTGATAATAGCAAAGTTGATGCTAGTAGTTC encodes:
- a CDS encoding M23 family peptidase, with the translated sequence MNNSKRWIFLLIVISFMIYSVTVQAANSTLNNRNLPTRIVEVANSQSRLPANKLLLPDWNRISLNQLPGISQSGAIDGSPYSQTLGYDLSRTWTVGMTPDQYLKLGDISEALQTEKFSLQAIGDITSIDLNKIALSEFPLIAEQTLSHLAKVVPQLAQTPVKDIQPVATLLKTQGIEASNLTLAQVLTQYEVGNIKLGEIDLSKFSLTSIPNLETVPMQDFTNWMNSFVKNIPGLGQVPLRLMPNPINEIGNLVMRIDAVYGIAENHRNNTISGSDVQGFSVPCTQKDCAYLELDDLENVGKSDAYGERSYRLSLEGKQWISGKYQEVEGGWGILKAVNNGREPTGRLPFGKAFKVVVMETDETADTVDTALYFRFCAWKMGCSPYFIGPIPFFSYQVNALMFVGNLDNQSEQSVSGASVNTTSTPTGANREVKGNPSQSSIATNQINPCTFTRANRSIVSQSFYGVNLPLLGNAIAEIESAGGGDYQAVGVHTCADGGLNCGRGLGRYQFMSYNPYAVRLIAAKSGGEEFLERVKQGYQPTEAELFEFFPPADQDRAFMADIANKIQVTQTEIDPITGQSFTGERLIERVAQKHFGGDNSKVDASSSDVFGRLSLKDYGKTALALYGNNNSDNGTLTCIPSLTSRYISNAQNIGN